Proteins from a single region of Hypomesus transpacificus isolate Combined female chromosome 9, fHypTra1, whole genome shotgun sequence:
- the LOC124471374 gene encoding stonustoxin subunit beta-like — protein sequence MYFHHSSAYPCSVDHGGECWIKPGLRKYACELTLDPNTAYRNLSLSEENRKVTWRREQQPYPDHAERFEYHPQVLCREGLSGRCYWEAEWSGGGVSIAVTYKGISRRGEGYDYLLGHNNKSWSLYCGNNSYYARHNKKNTAIPAPPSSSHRLGVYLDWPAGTLSIYTVSSDTLTHLHTFHSTFTEPLYPGFYVHYDTSVSLCQVE from the exons ATGTATTTTCATCATTCCTCTGCTTATCCCTGCAGTGTGGATCATGGTGGAGAGTGCTGGATCAAACCTGGCCTTAGGAAAT atgcctgtgagctcacactggacccaaacacagcatacagaaacctctctctgtctgaggagaacagaaaggtgacatggaggagagagcagcagccGTATCCTGATCACGCAGAGAGATTTGAGTACCATCCACaggtgctgtgtagagagggtctgtctgggcgctgttactgggaggcagagtggagtggaggaggggtttCTATAGCAGTGACATATAAAGGaatcagcaggagaggagagggttatGACTATTTGCTTGGACACAATAACAAGTCCTGGAGTCTGTACTGTGGTAATAACAGTTACTATGCCAGGCACAATAAGAAGAACACTGCCatacctgcccccccctccagctcccacaGATTAGGAGTGTATCTGGACTGGCCCGCCGGCACTCTGTCCATCTACAcagtctcctctgacacactgacccacctgcacacattccACAGCACATTCACTGAGCCCCTCTATCCTGGGTTCTATGTTCATTATGACACCTCAGTGTCCCTGTGTCAGGTAGAatag